One part of the Halopenitus persicus genome encodes these proteins:
- a CDS encoding Lrp/AsnC family transcriptional regulator, translating to MDDRDVRLLKAIADLGTGSPERLHEETDIPVSTIHYRLNNLRDAGVIRNDLYDFDHEELGLGVTVIVEILADYDGPYEEFADELLTVEGVTQAYFTMGETDFIVLARLSSSDAVERLIGDFEALPEVERTNSTFVISTLRDEPRGPATYDLESLSEELTD from the coding sequence ATGGACGACCGCGACGTACGGCTGTTGAAGGCCATCGCCGACCTCGGCACCGGCAGCCCGGAACGGCTCCACGAGGAAACGGACATTCCGGTCTCGACCATCCACTACCGGCTGAACAACCTCCGCGACGCGGGGGTCATCCGGAACGACCTCTACGACTTCGACCACGAGGAGCTCGGCCTCGGGGTGACGGTGATCGTCGAGATCCTCGCCGACTACGACGGCCCCTACGAGGAGTTCGCCGACGAGCTGCTGACCGTCGAGGGCGTCACGCAGGCGTACTTCACCATGGGCGAGACCGACTTCATCGTTCTCGCGCGGCTCTCCTCGTCGGACGCCGTCGAGCGGCTGATCGGGGACTTCGAGGCGCTCCCGGAGGTCGAGCGGACGAACTCCACGTTCGTCATCTCGACGCTGCGCGACGAGCCACGCGGCCCGGCGACCTACGACCTGGAGTCGCTGAGCGAGGAACTGACCGACTGA
- the gatE gene encoding Glu-tRNA(Gln) amidotransferase subunit GatE encodes MSEYDYEELGLVAGLEIHQQLDTATKLFCDSPTTLREPEEADREFTRYLHPTKSELGELDEAALEESRVDREFTYLAYDTTCLVEEDDEPPHRLDEEALSVALQIADLLDVTVVDQAHVMRKLVIDGSNTSGFQRTLLLGQDGEIETDDGPVSIVDLLLEEESAQRVEETDDGVVYSLDRLGIPLVEIGTGPDIHSPAQAREAAERIGTLLRSTGSVKRGLGTIRQDVNVSIAEGARVEIKGVQDLQGIEDIVRSEVRRQSELVDIAEELSDRDAAVGEPREVTDVFADTDSGVIRGALEDGGAVTAVPLYGFDGLVGREIQPDRRLGTELSDHAKRHGAGGIFHTDELPAYGVTEAEVASLREAVDADPEDAVAIVAAGPETADLAIEAAAERAAAAIEGVPEETRDANEDGTTRYLRPLPGAARMYPETDVPPVEPDPSEVETPELLDEKADRYVEEFGLDPGLAEQIAFGQRFPLFETAVDRGGDATLAATTLASTTTELRRNGVAIERVDDEQFLGVLALVESGDLAKEGVGEVLAEIADDPTLSAEAAVEAAGLAGVDRETVREAVSEVVERNADQVETEGMGAFSGLMGEAMGALRGKADGEVVSEVLREEIGKRT; translated from the coding sequence ATGAGCGAGTACGACTACGAGGAGCTGGGCCTCGTCGCCGGGCTGGAGATCCACCAGCAGCTCGACACGGCGACGAAGCTGTTCTGTGACTCCCCGACGACGCTCCGGGAGCCCGAGGAGGCCGACCGCGAGTTCACTCGATACCTCCACCCGACGAAGAGCGAGCTCGGCGAGCTCGACGAGGCCGCTCTCGAGGAGAGCCGCGTCGACCGCGAGTTCACCTACCTCGCGTACGACACCACCTGCCTCGTCGAGGAGGACGACGAGCCGCCCCACCGCCTCGACGAGGAGGCGCTCTCGGTGGCCCTCCAGATCGCCGACCTGCTCGACGTGACCGTCGTCGACCAGGCCCACGTGATGCGCAAGCTCGTCATCGACGGGTCGAACACCTCCGGGTTCCAGCGCACGTTGCTGCTCGGTCAGGACGGCGAGATCGAGACCGACGACGGACCGGTCTCGATCGTGGACCTGCTGCTCGAGGAGGAGTCGGCCCAGCGCGTCGAGGAGACCGACGACGGGGTGGTCTACTCGCTGGACCGGCTCGGGATCCCGCTCGTGGAGATCGGGACCGGACCGGACATTCACAGCCCGGCCCAGGCGCGGGAGGCCGCCGAGCGGATCGGGACCCTGCTCCGGTCGACCGGGTCGGTCAAGCGAGGTCTCGGCACGATCCGCCAGGACGTGAACGTCTCCATCGCCGAGGGCGCCCGCGTGGAGATCAAGGGCGTGCAGGACCTCCAGGGGATCGAGGACATCGTCCGCAGCGAGGTCCGCCGACAGAGCGAACTCGTCGACATCGCCGAGGAGCTGTCGGACCGTGACGCCGCGGTCGGCGAGCCTCGCGAGGTGACGGACGTGTTCGCGGACACCGACTCCGGGGTCATTCGCGGCGCGCTCGAGGACGGCGGCGCCGTCACCGCGGTCCCGCTGTACGGCTTCGACGGCCTCGTCGGCCGGGAGATCCAGCCCGACCGGCGGCTCGGCACGGAGCTGTCCGACCACGCCAAGCGGCACGGCGCCGGCGGCATCTTCCACACCGACGAGCTGCCGGCCTACGGCGTCACCGAGGCCGAGGTCGCCTCCCTCCGCGAGGCGGTCGACGCGGACCCCGAGGACGCGGTGGCGATCGTCGCCGCGGGTCCCGAAACCGCCGATCTGGCGATCGAGGCGGCCGCCGAGCGCGCCGCGGCCGCGATCGAGGGCGTTCCCGAGGAGACCCGTGACGCGAACGAGGACGGAACCACCCGATATCTCCGTCCGCTGCCCGGCGCCGCTCGAATGTACCCCGAGACCGACGTCCCGCCGGTCGAGCCCGACCCGAGCGAGGTGGAGACGCCGGAGCTGCTCGACGAGAAGGCCGACCGATACGTCGAGGAGTTCGGCCTCGATCCGGGACTCGCGGAACAGATCGCGTTCGGACAGCGGTTCCCGCTGTTCGAGACCGCCGTCGACCGCGGCGGCGACGCGACGCTTGCGGCCACGACGCTGGCGTCGACGACGACCGAGCTGCGCCGGAACGGCGTCGCGATCGAGCGCGTCGACGACGAGCAGTTCCTCGGCGTGCTCGCGCTCGTCGAGTCCGGCGACCTCGCCAAGGAGGGCGTCGGGGAGGTCCTCGCGGAGATCGCCGACGATCCGACCCTGTCGGCCGAGGCGGCCGTCGAGGCCGCGGGCTTGGCGGGCGTCGACCGCGAGACCGTTCGGGAGGCCGTCAGCGAGGTCGTCGAGCGCAACGCCGACCAGGTGGAGACCGAGGGCATGGGGGCCTTCTCCGGGCTGATGGGCGAGGCGATGGGCGCATTGCGGGGGAAGGCCGACGGCGAGGTCGTCTCGGAGGTCCTCCGCGAGGAGATCGGGAAGCGCACGTAG
- a CDS encoding DUF5817 domain-containing protein encodes MYAVVGCNECAALWLLADPETSETATCPRCEKRHQTDRLKRFFESADREAAREARSALLAKKHGDSEAFAEVAHASELAERAEEAGIDDREYLEGVGIDPDAVTAVEDRPSSGAGGNAGGRSRIEVVREAVEAAEEPTEEGIVSYAAADGVPAEAARDLLEKLRRRGEVSESRGRYRRV; translated from the coding sequence ATGTACGCGGTCGTCGGCTGCAACGAGTGTGCGGCGCTGTGGCTGCTGGCGGATCCCGAGACGAGCGAGACCGCCACCTGTCCCCGCTGTGAGAAACGTCATCAGACCGACCGGCTCAAGCGCTTCTTCGAGTCCGCTGACCGCGAGGCGGCGCGGGAGGCGCGGTCGGCACTCCTCGCGAAGAAGCACGGCGACTCCGAGGCGTTCGCCGAGGTGGCACACGCGAGCGAACTCGCGGAACGGGCCGAGGAGGCGGGGATCGACGACCGCGAGTACCTCGAGGGCGTGGGGATCGATCCCGACGCGGTCACCGCGGTCGAGGACCGCCCCTCGTCGGGAGCCGGCGGGAACGCAGGCGGACGCTCCCGGATCGAGGTCGTCCGCGAGGCGGTCGAGGCGGCCGAGGAGCCGACCGAGGAGGGGATCGTCTCGTACGCGGCGGCGGACGGCGTCCCCGCCGAGGCGGCTCGCGACCTCCTCGAGAAGCTCCGACGACGCGGCGAGGTCTCCGAATCCCGCGGCCGATATCGGCGCGTCTGA
- a CDS encoding NOG1 family protein: MIFEDLPTTPRAEELIDKAFSRAARAGRAKSGHEAQESMLRTAGNVLSDNLSNVVTSWPDFEYDVDPFYYELADAIVDVDELRQSLSEVMWASRQIESIRDEYTTKLRRSDVDTARKHRKQAFARMADIAEEVADDLRLIGDARDDLKTLPDIRTDEPAIVVAGYPNVGKSSFVNRVTRASNEIAEYPFTTRGVQIGHFERDHVRYQIVDTPGLLDRPLEERNDIELQAVSALEHLADCVLFVVDASGDCGYPIDVQLALRDELASLFGADVPLLTVCNKRDRSTDVEADAYMSVTEDENVEAVLDMAVDAVGYEPDLPSRE, from the coding sequence ATGATATTCGAGGACCTCCCGACGACCCCGCGCGCGGAGGAACTCATCGACAAGGCGTTCTCGCGGGCCGCCCGGGCCGGCCGGGCGAAGTCCGGTCACGAGGCCCAGGAGTCGATGCTGCGGACCGCCGGCAACGTGCTCTCCGATAACCTCTCGAACGTGGTGACGTCCTGGCCCGACTTCGAGTACGACGTCGACCCGTTCTACTACGAGCTCGCGGACGCGATCGTCGACGTCGACGAGCTCCGCCAGTCCCTCTCGGAGGTGATGTGGGCGAGCCGCCAGATCGAGTCGATCCGCGACGAGTACACGACGAAGCTGCGTCGAAGCGACGTCGATACGGCGCGCAAACACCGCAAGCAGGCGTTCGCCCGAATGGCCGACATCGCCGAGGAGGTCGCGGACGACCTCCGTTTGATCGGCGACGCCCGCGACGACCTGAAGACGCTGCCCGACATCCGGACCGACGAACCCGCGATCGTCGTGGCCGGCTACCCGAACGTCGGCAAGTCCTCGTTCGTCAACCGGGTCACCCGCGCCTCCAACGAGATCGCCGAGTACCCCTTCACCACCCGCGGCGTGCAGATCGGCCACTTCGAGCGCGACCACGTTCGCTATCAGATCGTCGACACGCCGGGGCTGCTCGACCGCCCGCTGGAGGAGCGCAACGACATCGAGCTGCAGGCCGTCTCCGCGCTCGAACACCTCGCCGACTGCGTCCTCTTCGTCGTCGACGCCTCGGGCGACTGCGGGTATCCGATCGACGTCCAGTTGGCGCTCCGCGACGAGCTGGCGTCGCTGTTCGGCGCGGACGTCCCGCTGCTCACCGTCTGCAACAAGCGGGACCGGTCGACCGACGTCGAGGCCGACGCCTATATGAGCGTCACCGAGGACGAGAACGTCGAGGCGGTGCTGGACATGGCCGTCGACGCCGTCGGCTACGAGCCGGACCTCCCGTCGCGGGAGTGA